CATGCGATACGTTTTCCCATCTACGGTTACTTGTTTTTCCTCCATGACCTCGAAGAGGGCTGCCTGCGTTTTGGCGGGAGCGCGATTGATTTCGTCGATAAGTACCAAATTGGAAAAAATGGGACCCGAAACAAAATTAAATTCGCTTGTTTTGAGGTTATAGACCGAAGTGCCAATGATGTCGGTAGGCATTAAATCGGGCGTAAATTGAATCCGCGAAAAGTTGGTATTGATGCTCTTGGCTAAAAGTTTGGTTGTGAGCGTCTTGGCAATACCGGGTACGCCTTCAATCAAGACGTGTCCGCCTGTGATGAGTGCTACCAAAAGCTGCTCTACCATCTTTTCCTGCCCTACGACGTATTGGTGGATTTGGGTCTTGATGCGCCGTATCAGTAGCTCGATGCGCTGGCTATCAATCTGGGCAGTCTGCCACGATTGGTCGGTTTGGTTGTTTTCCTCTAAGGGGCTATTTTCGGGGTTCGCTTGTGGCTCGTCTGTCATTTTTATTTTGATTTTTTGTAAAAATAGGTTAAGTGTTCATGCAACGCCATGAGTTTTTCTGCCGAAATCTGAATCCGTGCCTGACGCGCACGCTCTACTACCTCTATCAATTTCTGAATCTGACTAAGGTAGGTTTCGGAAATTTGCGCCTTCTGTGCCAATTTTCTGTAAAAATCTGGATTGCGTACCTGCGTTTCTATTTGGTATTTGTTTCGCACAAAGTCCCAAAAGAGTTTGATTTTTAGCTCTGCCAATCTGACATGGTCTTGCTCCTGAAAATAGAGCGTGCCTACGGTTTTGGCAAATTCCAAAGAGGTATTGGTTTTTTCTTCTAAAATGGGGATAATGCGCTGCTTTCGCTTTCCTGCAAAAAAGATGTAGAGCAATGCCGCTATCAACAAAGTGTAATAGGCAAATTTCAGAGGCGGCTGCGAAAGGATATAGCTCAACTCCTTGCTTTCATAACGGGTGAAAGGCACTTGGGAAGGCGGCTGTTTGTAGAATTTGCTGCGCTCGTCCCAATAGGTTTTCTGCTGGGGCAGATGCGAAAAAATAGCCTTTACATAATCGTAGCCTTCGGCTTTGAGAAGTTGGTGGTTTGCGAAGGCTTGTGGGAAGGTATGGATATAAAAATGCCCTTTTCCATAGCGAAAGCGGACAAAATTATACAATAAGGTTTGGTCGGCTTTGTAGGCTTTGCTCAAATCAACATTATAGCCGCGTTTTTCCACTTCTTTTGTTTCTTCCGTATATTCGCCTTTATCGAGAAGCTCGAAGGCGGCTTCTTCTACCTTGATACCACCCAAAAAGCGCACGTCAGGATATTCTTGTGTGGCAGGCGTAAAGACAGAAGTGTGTGTAATGGTCTGTTTTTCAAAATAAAGAACGCGCTCATAAGCGGCAACGCGCCCTTTTCGAACTTCGGGCAAATACAAACCCAAACGGTCGGCAGGCACATTTTCTAAGGTTGCACCTGTCATCTGATTCAAAGTTGTTATCAAATCGCTCCCAACGGCTGCCGCCGAACCAAGCGCAGCGGCAAAGTCTGCCTCCACCATTTGCGGATTTTGGACAATTTTATCTTGATAAAAATTGATAAATTGATAGTCTAAAAAGCCTTCACTGCTGATAAAAGCCTCATTGCCTGCCCCCACATACTCGAAGAGTAGCTCCATCTCTCTTTCGTGTGTGTTGTAGTGGTTTCCCACAAAGACATAATTGGTATTTTTTGGCATTTCATTTTCCACAAAAAAAACGCCCAAAGTATCGTCTATTTCGGTTAGTTCGCCGCTGCCAAAAGCTTCGGGCAAAATTTGGTGCAGAATATAAGTGCCGTAGGGCTGCTTGCTACTCTTGTGGTAATCTTCGTCCCAATCTAAATTTTTATTTGTATTAAAGTTTGGCAAAACGAAAATCGACACTACCGTTAGTAGTGCGATAATAAAAATAAAAAGCGGTAAAATAAATCCTTTATTTTTCATACCATTCAAAGCATTAAAAGGTCATTAGAAAGTGTATCAGACCTGTTGTAGGGGTTTGATTTGTGCCAAAAAGCTGTCCCATTGATTTTTGAGGGCTTCAAATTGATGAGCGGAGAGACTACGCTCACCATACCAAACCCATTCGTAACAGCGCAAAAGGTAAGCAAAGGTATCATAAAGCTCGACTTGATGCTGCATCTGTTGTAGATATTGGGCGTTTGAAAAGCCTTTTGCCGTTTTGAGATAGCCATTCTCTTGCAATTTTTTTAGTAAAATCAGAAACAAAAGGCGCAAGGCAATGCGATGGTTCTGATTTTGAAGGGCTTGCTGCAAAAGGTACTCTAAATCGCTCCAATTCACCTTCTTAACATCTACTTCCTGCTCGAAGTCGAACTGAATCTGTTGGCGGTTGCGCTTATTGTATTTGCCCCAATTTTGCAAAACCAGCCAAAAAATAATCCCCAAAAGCAGCGCGGAGATAGAAATTACCAAAAGCGGCTTCAAAAAAGGCAGCGCATCAAAAGCGTCCCACTTTGGTTGCCAAGTAGGAAGATTTATGTTTTCTCCTCCATCTGTTTTTTTCTTTTCGGGCGGCGTGTAATCGATGCCTTCAATCGCCTTTTCCCAAGTGGCTTGTTTTAGGCTTTCTTTGCCCAAAACATAGGGCGAACCTTCGAGGCGTGTGGCTTTTTGTGCCAAAAGAGGCAGCGCAAGCGTGCAGAAAAGAGCCAGAAGGAAAAACCTGCGCCAAAAAGAAGCCAAAAAATCAGGACTTAATAGAGAAAAACGCATAAGAAGATACTTTTTTAGACTGTAATTAGAACACCCTTAGACCAAAAATTGCTACTCCCATTCTTTGGGTTGATGGCGAAAATGAAAGTCGGAAAGTTCGCGCTGCAAAGTCAGGCTTTCGCTTTTTTCCACTTCCGAACCATAGAGCAGGCGCATGGCAATAATGAAAAGCGGATAAGCCACAAAAAAACTCGCCTGTGCAAAAGCAACTACGCAGGCTTGCAAAAGCAAGTTGGTCTGCCCCGTATTGCCCAAGCCCAATATCGAAATCAGGCTATCATAGAGCAGATAAAGCAGGGGCGAACCCAAAAGCAGCAGGTAGAAACCCACCAAAACAAGCAGGAAAGCCAAGTAGAAACCACCTTTTAGCACGTTACCTTTCCAAAAAGAAAAGGCATTGCGCTCTGCCACCCAAAAAGCCAAGATAGTGGAAAGTAGGGGAAAAACAACCCAAATCCAAGCGGCACTTATCAAGACAAGCAATTTGACAAGGAGCAAAGTGGCAAACACCAAAAGCCCTTTTGTAGCCAAAAATTTACCTACAATTTGCAGCGTGCCTTGATTCCAACCCAAAGGAAGGTCAGGGCGCAGTGTCTTTTGCTCGATATGAAACAGAAAAAGCAGACTACTAAGCAGCCAAAGGAGCGTATTAAGAGCCTGATACACCCCAAAATGCGCCCAAGGCTTCATCGCCAAACCGAAGATAAGTTTGAGGTAATGCACAAAATAGCCTTCACTTTCCAAGAAAAAGAAGAAGAAGTCTTTGTCGGCTAACTCTCGCGCACTAATTTGATACATTTGCAAAAAGGAAAGTGGAAAAACTACCAGCGCGAACACTTTGAGATAAAAACCAATGTGTTTTTTATAGAAAGTAAAAGTATCTTTGATGAGCTGACGCGCCGAGCGGATTTGGTAGTATTTAAACACGCTTTGAGGCTGATAAGCAGGCTGTGTTTCGGTACGCTCCTGCGCTGAAAGGCGGCGTGCCACCCAAAACGGATAAAATACGAAGTAGAAAATCATAAAAAGCAAGGAGCTAATGATAATCATAAAGCGTATGGTATAGGAAAGTTCGGTGTAGCGCGTAACGAAACTTTCTATAAAAGCCGCCACCACAAAGACAGGCACAATGCCCATAATGACCTTTATCGAGCGACGTGCCGCCATCTGAAAACTTTGTAGGCGCGTGTAAGAGTTGGGGAAAAATAGCCCCCTGCTTAGGGTCATGCCTGCGCCCCCTACTACGATAATGGCTAAAATTTCGAGCGTGCCATGCACCCAAATTGTGGCAAAGGACTCTAAAAACACGCCTTTTTGATAGAAAAAGTGCTGAAAAACGCCCACCATTACGCCATTTTTTATCAGAATCGCCAAAGTGCCAATTCCGCCCAATGCGCCCAAGACAAAGACCATAAAGGCAATGCGGACGTTATTGAGCGTAATGCCCAAAAACATATTGACTTTTTGGCTATCTTTATAGACCGCCATAGGGTCGCCTTGTGAGATATTCGATTCGGTCATATTGATATAGGCATCACCCAAAATCAAACGCGCAAAGCCGTCAGACTCCTGATTGGAAAGCACGCCGATACAAAACGCTAAGGCAAAGACGACAAAAGAAATGAGAAGTTCATAGCGAATGTGGTAGTTTGCCAAAGGCAAATCGTGTGTCCAGAAACGCACAAAACTGCCCTGCTCTTTGCTGCGATAGCGGAAAAGTTGGTTGAAGACGCGCTGCGCCAAACCATTTAGATAGACCGAAATAACGCGATGACGGTAGAAGGTACGCGCATAAGAAAGGTCGTCTGTAACTTTAATAAAATGCTCGGCTAATTCGTCAGGGTCTTTGTGTTTTTGTACAAGTAGGTTCTCGAAATGCAGCCATTTAGACTTGTTCTGACGGATAAATTCATTTTCGCGCATAAAAAGTAAAATTTGGGCGGCTTAGGAAATTGGAAAGCAAAGCGGCTTGAAATAGTCTTTCCCCGACAAATTACGAAAAAGAGCGAAAAAAAAAGCCCAAGAACGATAAATTTGAAAAAAAGTCTTATCTTTGAAGACGGCAGAGCCTGATTTTTAATTCGGCTGTGGCTATTTTTACGCCTATACTTGCGGCGCATAGTAGGCAGTAGCGTCGGGATTGTAAATATAGTCATTTTTTTAGAAAGCCCAAATCTTAGTCGTGTTTTTTTCCGTTTTCAAATAGAAATACAAAAAAATGGCAACAGTTTATTTAAAAACTCCGCAGAATGTAACCATTGAAGTAGGCTTGGCTTCTTCCCTCGAAAGGGCAGTGGCTTATTTCATCGATTTTATCGTAATTATCGCTTGGATTTCGCTTATCGGTACTCTGATGGGCATTTTGCTTCAAGATAGCGATTGGTTTGTATATGTCTATTTTTTATTGGTAGTCCCCTTCTTTGTTTTTTACCATTTAGCCTTAGAAATTCTTTGGCAGGGACAGAGCATAGGCAAAAAAATCATGCGCCTCAAAGTGGTCAAGTTTAATGGCGATTTGCCCTCTGCCGACGATTTTTTGCTTCGTTGGGCTTTTAGAATGATTGATGTTAGTTTTTCCTTTACCGCCTTAGCCGCTACCCTCATTCTGACTTCGGAAAACAAGCAACGTTTGGGCGATGTCTTGGCAGGCACGCTCGTAGTCAAGCTCCAACCCGAAGGCAACCAACACAAAGGGCGCGTTTTTAAGGAAGAAAACAAGGAGCAGGAGCGCGAATTTTTGTACCCCAATCTTATCGCCTTCAACGACCAAGAGATGATGCTCATCAAAAACTTACTCGCTCGCTACTATAAAAACCCCTCGCCAACACATCAGACCCTTTTGAAGGAAGCAGCCCAGACGATTGCACAAAAGCTAAAACTTAGCAAAGTGCCACAAGAGCCTGTGCGCTTTTTAGAAGCAGTTTTGGAAGAGTATGTGTTCATGACGCGATAAAGCACTTTTGTAAGATAAAGTATGCTTTTAAAGCAAGCCTACCTCGATTTTTTCCTTTTTTACCTCTCTTGCGTATTCTATGCAAATTCCTATCCTACACAAAGGCAGCACGATTGACGTTTTAGCAACCCAACCCAAACTCTGCATTGGGGTAAATTGGGGCGCGATTGTGAAGAAGAAGCGTTTTTTGGGCTTAGTGCCTACTTGGGAAGGGGTGAATTTAGACTTAGGCGCGGCTCTTTTTGATGAGCAAGGCGAAATGCTCGACCTTATCTACCCCAATAAGCCTCACTCGAAAGATGGTGCAATCTCTCACTCTGGCGACGATACCACAGGCGACAAGACCCTTAGTAGCGACCAAAACGATAACGAAACCATTGTCTTAGACCTTACGCGCCTTAATCCCTCGATAAGTCAGCTCTTTTTCTTTGTCCAAAGCAGCAGTCAGACAGATTTTTCGGACATTCCCTATACCCAAATCCGCATCTACACAGCCTCTGCGCCCAATCAGGTAGAAAATCTCTTGGGTAGTTTTGATGTAGCTGCCAATGCCGCCTTTCATGGCAAAGTCGCGATGGTGATGGGCAAACTATTCCGACGCGGGCAAGATTGGCGATTTTATACCATAGGCGAAGGCGTAGAAGCCGCCAAACTCCTCAATACCGTTGCGCTTATCAAGGAACGCTACCTTTGAAAGGCGAAACCTACATAGAAGCACTAATAGAACTGCACCCTAATTTGTAGCTCTGCTTTTTTTTCGTATCTTTGCCATGAAAGCCTGAAAAGGGTGTTGCGTTTTGTAAAGCACTTCACTTTATGGGCTGTTTTTGTTTTGAAGTCTTAAAAATTGCACGTCGGCAATCGTCGTGATTAGGTTGCCTCTATTCTAAGCCCGTTCCCATGTCTGCGCCCCTCCCCGATGATTTCCATTCGCAGCGTCTGCAAAGACTAAGGTGGTTCATACTGCTTTTGGTCTTTGGGCTTCTTTTTTTAGGAATTTACACGTGGTATCTCAATCAAGACCTCAAAAGTGCGTGGCAGGAAAATACCAACAAAAATCAGGAACTTTTAGCTCTCAAACACGCCTACGACTCCCTACAACGCGAAATTGACTTCCGACAATCGCTTCTCAAACAGATGGGCGAGGACATCGAGCAACTCAAAAATCTGCAAACTTCCTTGCGCCAAGAAATCGTGACCCTCACCCATAGCAACGCACTGACGACGCAAAACTACAAGTTGCTCAAAGAAAAGCTCAAACTATATGAGGCAGAATTGGCACAAAGAGATGTCCTGATTCAAAATATGAAACGCGAAAGCCAAACCTTGCGCGATAGCCTACAATCGAAAAGAGGCGATTTAGAACCGCTAAACCTACAAGCCGAGCCGATTATGCTCTATGAAGGCGATTCGCTTCTCAATTTGAAAAAACCGCTACAAATTTTATACGCCAAAATCCGCATCAAGGCTCTGATTCGCGCCACTTCTAAGGTAGGAATCGGGCAGAAGAATATATGTCTGAAAGTATTAAGTCCGAGTGGAAAGCTCCTTCAATCTGCCAATGTCCCTCACGCCTGCACTGCCCAGCAGTATTTTCATTATACCCAAACAGACCAAATGCTCACCTTTGTTTATGAGCATTTGTCGGAGGAACGAGGCTTCTTTCGCCTCGAAATTTGGGCAGACGAGCTACTTATCGGTACGACTACTTTCGAAGTTCAGTAATATCGCAATATTTGAAGGTGAGCTTCTGGCTTGCCTTTTTTTGATAACTTTTTAAATCCTTACCCCAATTCTACCATGACTTACAAACGCTATAGACGGGTGCTGCTCAAATTAAGCGGCGAAGCCCTCATGGGAACACAACAATTTGGCATCGAGCCGAGCCGCTTAGAGCAATATGCCTTAGAAATCAAGAACGCCGTAGAAAATGGAATCCAAGTGGCGGTCGTGATTGGGGGCGGCAACATTTTTAGAGGCGTACAGTCGGATAATGTAGGCATAGACCGCGTACAGGGCGATTACATGGGCATGCTTGCTACCGTTATCAATGCGATGGCGATACAATCTGCCTTAGAGCAGATGGGTGTTTATACGCGCCTGATGTCGGGAATCAAGATGGAGCAAATTTGCGAGCCTTACATTCGCCGTCGCGCCATTCGCCACTTAGAAAAAAATAGAGTCGTCATTTTTGCCGCAGGCTTGGGTAGCCCCTACTTCACTACCGACTCTGCCGCTTCGCTTCGCGCCATAGAAATTGGTGCAGACGTGGTCTTGAAAGGTACGCGCGTAGATGGCGTTTATTCTGCCGACCCTGAAAAAAATCCCGAAGCTGTGCGCTATGAAAATATTTCCTTCGAGCAGGTCTATCAACAAGGACTCAACGTCATGGACATGACCGCCTTTACCCTCTGCCGCGAAAACAATCTGCCTATCATTGTCTTCGATATGAACACGCCCGGCAACTTATTAAAGGTCTTGCAAGGCGAAGCCGTAGGCACGCTCATTACAGAATACTAAACGAAAATACAGACTTCTCTTTCTAAGACGTTACAAATATCAAAACGCTTTCAACCCCAAAAGGCTTTCAAAATAGAGCGCAACGGTGTTATCAAGTAATGTTAAGTTCTGTAAAAAGCCTTGTTTTGTCAAATTTATAAACCCTAAGGGTCTTTAAGACCCTTAGGGTTTGGCTCATTTGAATCTAATTTTTAGAATTTAACCTCACTGCGTTATTGCGTTCTTTCTGACCTAAAAAAAGCGCGAAGTTTCGACTTCGCGCTTTTTATTTGTCCCTACTTTTGGCAACAGAGAAACAGCATTTGTAAAGCAAAAAGCATTTTTCAGGTCTAAATATCGCCTAATTGAGGGCGGATAATCATTTCCTCGATAACGGCTTGTGAAGAAAGGGCGTGTGCGGCATAGATAGCCTTTGCCACATCTTGCGGCTTTATGAAGCGTTCAGGCGGCAAACCTGCCCCTGCCCAACTATCGGTAAGGGTAGCACCGGGCAAGACCGCCACCACGCGAATCTGGTGCGGCATCAGTTCTAAGCGCAAGACTTTGGTCATGCCGTAAAGGGCAAATTTGGAAATACAATAGCTGCCACCATTCGGGTAGGCTGTAATGCTGGCGATAGAGCAGATATTGAAAATATCGCCTT
Above is a genomic segment from Hugenholtzia roseola DSM 9546 containing:
- a CDS encoding TerD family protein; the encoded protein is MQIPILHKGSTIDVLATQPKLCIGVNWGAIVKKKRFLGLVPTWEGVNLDLGAALFDEQGEMLDLIYPNKPHSKDGAISHSGDDTTGDKTLSSDQNDNETIVLDLTRLNPSISQLFFFVQSSSQTDFSDIPYTQIRIYTASAPNQVENLLGSFDVAANAAFHGKVAMVMGKLFRRGQDWRFYTIGEGVEAAKLLNTVALIKERYL
- the pyrH gene encoding UMP kinase is translated as MTYKRYRRVLLKLSGEALMGTQQFGIEPSRLEQYALEIKNAVENGIQVAVVIGGGNIFRGVQSDNVGIDRVQGDYMGMLATVINAMAIQSALEQMGVYTRLMSGIKMEQICEPYIRRRAIRHLEKNRVVIFAAGLGSPYFTTDSAASLRAIEIGADVVLKGTRVDGVYSADPEKNPEAVRYENISFEQVYQQGLNVMDMTAFTLCRENNLPIIVFDMNTPGNLLKVLQGEAVGTLITEY
- a CDS encoding DUF4129 domain-containing protein — encoded protein: MRFSLLSPDFLASFWRRFFLLALFCTLALPLLAQKATRLEGSPYVLGKESLKQATWEKAIEGIDYTPPEKKKTDGGENINLPTWQPKWDAFDALPFLKPLLVISISALLLGIIFWLVLQNWGKYNKRNRQQIQFDFEQEVDVKKVNWSDLEYLLQQALQNQNHRIALRLLFLILLKKLQENGYLKTAKGFSNAQYLQQMQHQVELYDTFAYLLRCYEWVWYGERSLSAHQFEALKNQWDSFLAQIKPLQQV
- a CDS encoding RDD family protein codes for the protein MATVYLKTPQNVTIEVGLASSLERAVAYFIDFIVIIAWISLIGTLMGILLQDSDWFVYVYFLLVVPFFVFYHLALEILWQGQSIGKKIMRLKVVKFNGDLPSADDFLLRWAFRMIDVSFSFTALAATLILTSENKQRLGDVLAGTLVVKLQPEGNQHKGRVFKEENKEQEREFLYPNLIAFNDQEMMLIKNLLARYYKNPSPTHQTLLKEAAQTIAQKLKLSKVPQEPVRFLEAVLEEYVFMTR
- a CDS encoding DUF4350 domain-containing protein — its product is MKNKGFILPLFIFIIALLTVVSIFVLPNFNTNKNLDWDEDYHKSSKQPYGTYILHQILPEAFGSGELTEIDDTLGVFFVENEMPKNTNYVFVGNHYNTHEREMELLFEYVGAGNEAFISSEGFLDYQFINFYQDKIVQNPQMVEADFAAALGSAAAVGSDLITTLNQMTGATLENVPADRLGLYLPEVRKGRVAAYERVLYFEKQTITHTSVFTPATQEYPDVRFLGGIKVEEAAFELLDKGEYTEETKEVEKRGYNVDLSKAYKADQTLLYNFVRFRYGKGHFYIHTFPQAFANHQLLKAEGYDYVKAIFSHLPQQKTYWDERSKFYKQPPSQVPFTRYESKELSYILSQPPLKFAYYTLLIAALLYIFFAGKRKQRIIPILEEKTNTSLEFAKTVGTLYFQEQDHVRLAELKIKLFWDFVRNKYQIETQVRNPDFYRKLAQKAQISETYLSQIQKLIEVVERARQARIQISAEKLMALHEHLTYFYKKSK
- a CDS encoding stage II sporulation protein M, with product MRENEFIRQNKSKWLHFENLLVQKHKDPDELAEHFIKVTDDLSYARTFYRHRVISVYLNGLAQRVFNQLFRYRSKEQGSFVRFWTHDLPLANYHIRYELLISFVVFALAFCIGVLSNQESDGFARLILGDAYINMTESNISQGDPMAVYKDSQKVNMFLGITLNNVRIAFMVFVLGALGGIGTLAILIKNGVMVGVFQHFFYQKGVFLESFATIWVHGTLEILAIIVVGGAGMTLSRGLFFPNSYTRLQSFQMAARRSIKVIMGIVPVFVVAAFIESFVTRYTELSYTIRFMIIISSLLFMIFYFVFYPFWVARRLSAQERTETQPAYQPQSVFKYYQIRSARQLIKDTFTFYKKHIGFYLKVFALVVFPLSFLQMYQISARELADKDFFFFFLESEGYFVHYLKLIFGLAMKPWAHFGVYQALNTLLWLLSSLLFLFHIEQKTLRPDLPLGWNQGTLQIVGKFLATKGLLVFATLLLVKLLVLISAAWIWVVFPLLSTILAFWVAERNAFSFWKGNVLKGGFYLAFLLVLVGFYLLLLGSPLLYLLYDSLISILGLGNTGQTNLLLQACVVAFAQASFFVAYPLFIIAMRLLYGSEVEKSESLTLQRELSDFHFRHQPKEWE